In Cedecea neteri, a single genomic region encodes these proteins:
- the argE gene encoding acetylornithine deacetylase, which produces MKMKLPPFIEIYRALIATPSISATDSALDQSNESLINLLAGWFRDLGFNVEIQPVPGTRNKFNMLASSGQGAGGLLLAGHTDTVPFDDGRWTRDPFTLTEHDNKLYGLGTADMKGFFAFILDALRDVDVTTLKKPLYILATADEETTMAGARYFAETTSLRPDCAIIGEPTSLQPVRAHKGHLSNAIRILGQSGHSSDPARGVNAIELMHDAIGHILTLRNTLKDRYHHDAFTVPYPTLNLGHINGGDAANRICACCELHMDIRPLPGMTLNDLNGLLTEALEPVSQRWPGRLTVSELHPPIPGYECPPDHQLVQVVEKLLGAQTEVVNYCTEAPFIQTVCPTLVLGPGSINQAHQPDEYIDTRFIKPTRELITQVVHHFCWH; this is translated from the coding sequence GTGAAGATGAAATTACCGCCTTTTATCGAGATCTACCGCGCCCTGATCGCGACACCTTCCATCAGCGCCACCGACAGCGCGCTGGATCAAAGCAATGAGTCTTTAATCAATTTACTGGCCGGCTGGTTCCGCGACCTCGGTTTTAACGTCGAAATTCAGCCCGTACCAGGCACTCGCAATAAATTCAACATGTTGGCGAGCAGTGGCCAGGGCGCTGGCGGCCTGCTTCTGGCGGGGCATACCGATACCGTGCCGTTCGACGATGGCCGCTGGACGCGGGACCCGTTTACCCTGACCGAGCACGACAACAAGCTTTACGGCCTGGGTACTGCCGACATGAAAGGGTTCTTCGCGTTCATTCTGGATGCGCTGCGCGACGTGGATGTGACAACCCTGAAAAAGCCGCTCTACATTCTGGCTACCGCCGATGAAGAGACCACCATGGCTGGCGCACGCTATTTCGCTGAAACAACCTCGCTGCGCCCGGACTGCGCGATCATCGGTGAGCCAACATCGCTACAGCCGGTACGCGCGCATAAAGGCCATTTGTCGAACGCCATTCGTATTCTCGGGCAATCCGGCCACTCGAGCGATCCCGCCCGTGGCGTCAACGCCATTGAACTGATGCATGATGCCATCGGCCACATCCTCACCCTGCGCAATACGCTGAAAGATCGCTATCACCATGATGCTTTCACCGTGCCGTATCCGACCCTCAACCTCGGGCACATTAACGGCGGCGACGCGGCAAACCGCATTTGTGCATGTTGCGAACTTCACATGGACATTCGCCCGCTGCCGGGTATGACATTAAACGATCTGAACGGTTTACTGACTGAAGCATTAGAGCCGGTAAGCCAGCGCTGGCCTGGCCGCCTGACGGTCTCTGAACTCCACCCGCCGATTCCAGGCTACGAATGCCCGCCGGACCACCAGCTCGTGCAGGTCGTTGAGAAACTGCTCGGCGCGCAAACGGAAGTGGTGAACTACTGCACCGAAGCGCCGTTTATCCAGACTGTGTGCCCAACGCTGGTGCTTGGCCCTGGCTCCATCAACCAGGCGCATCAGCCGGACGAATACATCGATACCCGCTTCATCAAGCCAACCCGGGAGTTAATTACCCAGGTAGTGCATCATTTTTGTTGGCATTGA